TAAATGCATTCCTGGGAGAGCTTGTGGAGAAACGGCGTAACAAAGACGCCGTGAAACTGCCGGTCAACGATGTTTGCGTCCATCGACTCCACCTGGATGCACACGATGTTGGGATGCGGTCTTCCGGTCCCTTTCGATGTTATCATGCGTCCATACCGCTGGCTCAATGCGAAGTCGGGCGTTTTTCTATGGCTCAGAATGTCCATCACGGTAAATGATACAAGGCCTTGCGATTTGATCATGGCGACATCGCTGGCGGCCGGGTCAGCCACCATTTGCTCCGAAAGGGGTTTGAGCGGGTTCCATAAGATGATTGCGGTAAGCACGGTGATGACGGTGCACACCAATATCGGCCTGAACAGTAACGAGCGGTTCACCCTTGAAAATCTCGAATAGACGATGAGCAGGAGGAGCAAGAACGGCAAGTCGGCGACCACGATCCACATTCTGAGGTCCAGGGGAATCGGCGTGTTTTTCACCAGCTCCGTGGCTTCGGTATACAAGCCCAGGTACTGGCTGAATCGGAGAATGCCGCCGACGCTGAAATGGTACGAAAGATTGACGAACATGTAGAATGCGCGAAGGCAATAAAACCCCGCAAGCCAGTACCACTGCCGCGGCCAGGTAAGGAAAATGAAAATAAACATGGAAATAACTATGTTTTTAAATAGAACCTGGAAGAAGAGGTCGAACGACGACATGACCGGCACATCAACCAGGAAGCAGTAGAAAAGCGAGATTTTAAGCGCGTTCATGCCAACAAACAGAAGGAAGATGAGGACCGCCAACGTCGCCCGCTGGCGCAAGGCCCTTATTAAAGTGATGGCAAAAGGGGGCAATATTTTTTTAATTTTGTTTTTCATGCCAGGGACCAGCCTTTAAAGTGTTTTATGAATAGCTCAGCATGCCGGATAACTCCTAGGGCCTTAATGTCGCGCTGTCCGGCATCCACAAGTGGTATTGTTTTCTCCTCACGTTCCACGGATGAGTCCAATGAAAATAATAGAATTTTTCTGGTCTTACAAGCGGCGCGCTGTCCGAAACAATCGCTTCTCTGACCGGTTTGCCGCTAGGCCAGACACCCATAAACCGCTGGACGGCGCTGCCGTTGCTGAGCGCGACCTCCTTTGCCGCCGCACTGCCGGTGAACGCGTAGTCTGCAAGCGCGTCGAAGAAACGAAAAATGCCGTAATAATCGAGCATGTTCGTGACGTTCCTTCCCTTGCTGAAGGTGTTGGGCGTTGAATGGTCGGCGATGAGCCTGCACGAATCTCCCTGCGAAGAATCGCTGAGGAGCACGATGAATTTTTTCTCCGGATACGGAATGCTTATTGTTTGGAAGACGTCTTTTGCCATGCGGTGGTCGTTGCAGTCGTCGTCCTGGAACACCTCGACCATGAGCTTTACATGCGGGGGAAAGTTCTGCAGTTGTTTCTGGGTTATCTCGAAAACGTAATGCGGCGCCATGATGTACATGAACGCGCCGTTTGCGCCCCAATGCTGTTTCGTGAGCGCCCGGTACATGTGGGAGGGAATCGCGCTCGCGCCGAACGAATGGCCCATCATTCCGATGCGCGTCGTGTCAAGGTAGGCCGCAAAGCGCCTGCGGGCCTCGACGATGCCCCTGAACATGCGGCGGTAGGTCATGCCCTGGTAGGGGAACGAAACCATGCGGTAGGTAAGCAGCACAACGCAATACCCTTTGCTTGACATGTGGCGCAGCAGCCGTTCGTAGGTGGCGCGGTCGTTGCCGCCTTTTCCCATGCCGGGGATGAAATAAACAAGCGGAAGGGGCCGGGGAACATGCCGCGGCCGGAACAGGTAGAATTTGTCGTGGGTGAAAAGGCCGCCCGCCACGCTGTCGACGGTGATTGCAACCGCGCCGTCTGAACCGTAGCCGGAGGTAATGGGGTTGGCGGTGTGGGGGCATTGGCCATGGGCGGCCGTGAAAGAGAGGATGACAACAAGGGTCAGCAGGTCAGGAGGACGCATAGGATAAAATTAATGTGATCGTGAATCGCCGGATTATCGATCTTTTCTCTGTGCCAACTCTCTAATTGCCAGGACGGTGTTCCAGTTCCGCGTCGTGGCGATGAGCCCTGTCTTCTTTTCGATTTGTTGATTGTTCATTTTAGTCCTGCCGTAGCCGTTGGGGCAATACAAATAAATTTCCCGGTCCGAAACGCGATAGTCCTCTTGGCCTTCCTTGCTTAATTCAATTTTCGTTCCCCTGGTTGACTTGTTGAGAAACGTGACGTGGAGAAAGGCCGGATCATGGTTTTTATTGCCGAGAAAAGGATTGCCGCGGATGATGTCGTCCCATTGCTTGACGGTCCGGACAACAACGTTCACCTCGAGCTTCCGGCGCTTAAGGATCATCGACCCGATCATTTTCTCCAGGGAGGCCGCTGCGGAACCGGGCGAATCAAAAATGACGTTGCCGCTTTGGAGATAGGTTGCCGCGTTTTTATAGCCGAGCGATTCGAAACCATCGATAAGATCCTGCATCTTCAAGGCCCTGCTGCCGCCGACATTGATGCCGCGGAGAAGCGCGATTACGATCATGTGATCGTTCCTGAGCGGTTGATTGACTATTGCAAATACTTTACCGCAGCGTCCAGCGACTTCTTCTTCGGCCCTGCGCTTGACTTCTGCGCATATCCCACCGGCACCACCGCCATGAACTCGCCGGCGGGAAACTCAAGGAAGCTCAATACTTCCTTTTGAATCATTATCAGAATTCCCAACCAGACCGACGCGAGCCCGAGCGAAGTGGCGGCAATGAGCATGTTCTCCACCGCAGCGGCGGAACTCTGGATTTCCATGATCCTGAAGAAATCCCGCACCGGGTCGCTGTCAACTTCGAATAGTTCCGGCCCGCGCCGGATCAATTCCCCGGTGTTCATGACGGCAATGACAACCGGCGCGCTCGCAATGCTTCTCGCGGCCATGCGCAGCAGCGCAGAAGTCGGCCGTGGAAAGCGGGCGGAATTTTCTGTAACAAGATTGACCAGTTCCGTTTTCTTGGTTCCCCTGATTATCACGAATCTCCAAGACTGCTGATTGTGCGCTGAAGGCGCCTGGTTGGCAGCGTCCAATATCGAGGTAATGTCTGACTGGGAAACGGACTTGTCCGTGAACGAACGGATGCTGTGGCGGTTGAAAATGGATTTAAAGGTCTCGTTTCCGTGTGATGGCGAGCCGGCTTCTGTCATTCAGAACTCCTTTATTTACTCATCGGCGATATTATTTGACTTGATAAATTTGATTTTGTTTTTATTTTTTTTAATATATTCAAATAAAATACCCGTCACATCCTCTTCACATTCGGTAAACTTTCGGTCGAACTCCTTCAATGTTTCCAGTGTCCCCTCGCTCAGCTCCTGCAGAATATCATAAATCGCCTCGCCCGTGATCCTGCCTTTGATACCCAGCGCGCCGATTGCGCCCTCCGATACCTCCGCCGCCTTTGGGCATCCAGTTGATTTCAGCATGCCAACCACCTCGGCCGCATACACCGGCGTGTTCATGAAAAATTGCCGATAACCGTTTTCCCTTACGTCGCGCTGCAATGCCTGAATGACTAAAACCGCTTTTTCCGGTTCGGAAAGCTTTTCGTAACCGATCTGTGCCGCTTTTTCATCCAAGGCGGATTCAAAGGCGAAGACGAGCGAGTCGATGCGATAGCCGGCTTCCATTGCGAGAAGATCGTCAACGGATTGGCCGGAATAGGAGGGAAGGATTTTCTTTTCTGGCATGGTGATGTGCTTTAGTAAAGATGAAGGAATTAAAGATATATTTGAGGATAGGGAAAGGCCAAATTATTGGCGCAAAAGCCCTTATTTAAATGCCAAACGGGGCACCAGTGCAGGAAGCGCGAAGGGAAATCTGTTTATTTGAAGTTCTCTGTACGGGGAGATTACCTGACATTAACCATTTTCATCGTCACAACCTTTCCGTCCATGCTGCATTCCACCACATAGGACCCTTTGCTTAAATCAATTCGCTGCGCCGGCCCTGCCGGATGATTTTTGTCAAAGGTCATTTTCTGGATGAGCCGGCCCTGAAGGTCCAGTATGATTACGGAAAAGGTTTTTCCCGCAAATTCCTGCGGGAATACGATCTGGTGTCCCGCGAGCCGGACTGAAAAATTACCGATCACACTGCTATTCTTCATGTTTGTCACGCCGGTCGTCGCGCAAGCCTGCGGCGCAAGCGTATCAGCCATGATGTCTTGGTACGCGGCTTCGATGCCGGCGCCGTTGATGATGGCCTGGGCCGCGGCCGACCAGGGGTTTCCGCTTTCGTTATGCGTATTGGTGACAGGGCAATTGGTGCCATTGTTCTGCAAGCTGGGCTGGTTGGTATAGTTGTTGTCCGTGACGATATTGTGGATGGTGTTGCTCCAGAGGTACAGCCAGAAGCTCGCTGCCTTATCCACGACATTGTTGTTGATTGCCCAGAGGCCCGATCCTTCGTCCGGCATTATCGCCGTTGCTCCATTGATCGTATAGTTTCTTGCTATTTGCGAATTAGGCGAGGAATTCATCACGTAAATCGTCCCGCCGTCATGCAATACCAGGTGATCGTTGCCGACTTTGTTATAGCTGATGGTAATGTTGTTCATCACCGTTGACGGCGGAATGGATCCCGATGCACCCCAGTACCAGCCCAGCGCGATCACGCCGTATGGCATGTAGCTCATGTCATTATGCGAAATTTCCAGCCCTTCGATAAAGTAGCCCGAAATGCCCTCGACCCGGATGAAATCCATGGAGGTGTTCCTTGCAAAGTTGTCCTTCACAACGTTGCCTTGAGGTGCGCCTGCGATTCCGGGCGGGAATAACGGTCCGTTGCCGATTATATAGTCCTGCGGAGTTGAGATGTTGACCGTATTGCCCGCCAGGTCCTTGAAGACGTTTCCGATGATCGTGCTGTTGATCACGTCGTTTTCCAGATTGATTGCGATCGCGTTGCTGCATTGCAGGAATTTGCACCGCTCGATGCGCAGTGAGTCGCAGTTCCTGACGTCAATGGTCGACTGCGGCAGATCCTCGTTGGTGAAATAGGCCGCGTTATGGTCGCCGTCGGAGCGGAACTTGTAGAAGACCGCCGAGCTCTGCGAGCCGACGAACCCTTTTGAACCCGCGACATCGAAAAGCGAGCAATGGTCATGCATGAACGTAATGCCGTAAAACTGCAGGTTCAGAATTCGGTTCGTCGTTGACGCTCCGTAGATTTGGAGCAGTCCTTCGCTGACGGGCGCGATGACCATGGCGGTGTTCATGTTCTCGCCCCTGCTGTAATAATAGAGGGTATGGGCCGCTCTATCGAAATAAAACTGACCGGGGCTTGCGAGCAGTTCATAGGCGTTTCTGAACGTGAAATTGTACTTTGCACCAGACCCGTCCATGACGCCGAGCGCTCCCCATCTCAATTTTGCCGCGATGGCGCCCGTCGGCTGCTGCAGACTGACGGTGGTCGTTGTGCCGGAGGTCGTCATGTCCCTGACGCACGCTATGTTGTCGCACCATTGCCAGTTCCACTCGATCTCGACGTCGCCGGGATTGGCAAAAGCAGGGAGCACCGATGAACTGAACGTCAAGGCGTCGAACGCCGACCCGCTCGTCTGCGCCCAGGGCTCGGTGCCGGCAACGGTAAACGTCCCCGAGGTGCCGGATGCCTGTTTGTTTTTCACTTCCGTCATTTTTGCCCGCACTCCATTGACATAGAGGCAGCGCAGCTTCGTGTCCCGGTTGAGCGTCGCCTTGTAGATGCTGCCGCTCACGAGCGTCCAGCCCGTCACCGGCACGCCCCCGCTGATGACCGGCTTCTCGTCAACGCCGTTGCTGTTGTATGCTTTGTAAATCACCGAAAAGCCGTCTGTTCCCCCGTCGGCCGGGCCAAACGCGATTGGCGAGCCGGTGTAGTACGTGCCGCAGCGCAGGTAGACGTAAATGTCGCCGGTCAGGGGGCGGTTCACGGTGCGGACCGCGTCGCGCGCCTTGGTGATTGTCGCGAAGGGCCGGGCGAGCGTGCCGGGGTTGGTGTCGCTGCCGTTCGGCGACACATAATAAGACGCCTGGGTGGCGGCATAAACCGGCATCCACGCGGGCGCTAACAGGATACTGCAGGCAACGATCAACAACCATTGAAGGAGTTTTTTTGATTTGCGATTCATTCTAAACATGAATAAACTCCTTTTTACTTTCACCGACAAGGCGTAAAGAAAGGTGATGAAATTCTTTCTAGCTCGTCTTTGCTTGCCGGCAAGCATCTATGGAGGATAATCTACAAAATCGAGGCAGGAGGTGAGAAAGAGGAATGATGTGTCGGTTCAGGTTGGTGATATATTAATGTATAACTTTACATGGGGGCGCGGGTGGAGGTTGGGCAGGGATTACACCTTTTTATATGCCGGACGGGAGCGTTCGCTGAAGTACATTGAATTTTATTCCCGAATTCAAGGATGTTGCGCTTCGCGCATTTTATTACGTCGCTTACCTCATATCGGCCTAAATAAAAATATCCTATGATTTTTTATCGCCGCCTTGCGGCATTCCATGACGGTTGCGTTGTCAATCCAGCGGGAAACCGTTGCGGTGAAGACGATGAAAAACAGGATGATGTTCCGCGCCAGGGGCGACCGGAGGCCGTCGCAAAGCGCGGTGCTGCCCGGACGCCGCCGCGCAGCGGCATAGCGCCGTGGCAGCCGGAGCCGAAGGCGAGACCGAAGTGAGAACCGGTGCCGTGACCGGCAGGCGCTATGATAAATCGTAACTTCTTAATAAAAACGCGAAGTGGTTTATTTTGGCAATTTGTTGCTGGAAGAGCTATATTTTTCATTCAAACCGTTCAGTCAACATAATAAAGGGGGGGATATGCAACGGAACATGATGCTGGCGGCGGCGTTCATTGCGGTCGCAGGAGCTGCACTCTGCCTGGCGGAAACCTACAGCCCTGAGCCGAGCGACAGGGTCGATATCAACATGGGCGTCACGCCGTGGAAGTTTTCAAAAGGAGATGTTTCGGGGGCGACCGCGGTGGCGTTTGACGACGGAGCGTGGAAAACGGTCGGCGTGCCGCATACGTTCAACGACGACGACACCTACATCAACAACATCAGCGGCGACGGCGCGACCTATGGCGGCATGGCCGTGTACCGGAAGCATTTCACGCTTCCCGCGACCTATGCCAGCCGGAAGGTTTTCATTGAATTCGGCGGGGCCAACGTCGCCGCCGCGGTATATATCAACGGGACTTTCATTAACAGCAACAGCACGCTTGATCCTCTCTCCACCTACGCGTACGGTTTCGAGCCGTTCATCGTCGATGCCACGCCCTATGTGCATTTCGACGGGACCGACAACGTGCTCGCCGTCCGCGTCAGCAATCAAGGCGTCATCTATACCGATCCGGGGTTCGGGGGCGAACCGCGGTTCGGACAACACGACGGCGGCCTGTTCCGCCCGGTGTGGATGCGCATCACCAAC
The Chitinivibrionales bacterium genome window above contains:
- a CDS encoding LTA synthase family protein gives rise to the protein MKNKIKKILPPFAITLIRALRQRATLAVLIFLLFVGMNALKISLFYCFLVDVPVMSSFDLFFQVLFKNIVISMFIFIFLTWPRQWYWLAGFYCLRAFYMFVNLSYHFSVGGILRFSQYLGLYTEATELVKNTPIPLDLRMWIVVADLPFLLLLLIVYSRFSRVNRSLLFRPILVCTVITVLTAIILWNPLKPLSEQMVADPAASDVAMIKSQGLVSFTVMDILSHRKTPDFALSQRYGRMITSKGTGRPHPNIVCIQVESMDANIVDRQFHGVFVTPFLHKLSQECIYFPYALSYHEAGLTTDCEVSVINSLEPLADFPSIKLHNYRYINSMLKRFNITKYQTIAFHGNKGIFDNRTEAYDKMGFQKFYDMTAMGLREISWGAPDGAVFDFVKNKLRAQQEPFLYYIITMSSHEPFNLVNPYYRSPQFKTGTDQHTLNYFNSLSYVDKELRGLIASIRKLRPNSYIFMYGDHTPITDVGSYKKASFLYDDRLFEFVPLFIITPDSLVYHENECVPSFVDVAPTALYASGIPFRMRARGVNLLDLPLQDGVLSMRGSTYSRAELFQEVMNEKKNWH
- a CDS encoding DUF1697 domain-containing protein, with protein sequence MIVIALLRGINVGGSRALKMQDLIDGFESLGYKNAATYLQSGNVIFDSPGSAAASLEKMIGSMILKRRKLEVNVVVRTVKQWDDIIRGNPFLGNKNHDPAFLHVTFLNKSTRGTKIELSKEGQEDYRVSDREIYLYCPNGYGRTKMNNQQIEKKTGLIATTRNWNTVLAIRELAQRKDR
- a CDS encoding nitroreductase family protein, with translation MTEAGSPSHGNETFKSIFNRHSIRSFTDKSVSQSDITSILDAANQAPSAHNQQSWRFVIIRGTKKTELVNLVTENSARFPRPTSALLRMAARSIASAPVVIAVMNTGELIRRGPELFEVDSDPVRDFFRIMEIQSSAAAVENMLIAATSLGLASVWLGILIMIQKEVLSFLEFPAGEFMAVVPVGYAQKSSAGPKKKSLDAAVKYLQ
- a CDS encoding DUF4375 domain-containing protein; this translates as MPEKKILPSYSGQSVDDLLAMEAGYRIDSLVFAFESALDEKAAQIGYEKLSEPEKAVLVIQALQRDVRENGYRQFFMNTPVYAAEVVGMLKSTGCPKAAEVSEGAIGALGIKGRITGEAIYDILQELSEGTLETLKEFDRKFTECEEDVTGILFEYIKKNKNKIKFIKSNNIADE
- a CDS encoding T9SS type A sorting domain-containing protein, which translates into the protein MFRMNRKSKKLLQWLLIVACSILLAPAWMPVYAATQASYYVSPNGSDTNPGTLARPFATITKARDAVRTVNRPLTGDIYVYLRCGTYYTGSPIAFGPADGGTDGFSVIYKAYNSNGVDEKPVISGGVPVTGWTLVSGSIYKATLNRDTKLRCLYVNGVRAKMTEVKNKQASGTSGTFTVAGTEPWAQTSGSAFDALTFSSSVLPAFANPGDVEIEWNWQWCDNIACVRDMTTSGTTTTVSLQQPTGAIAAKLRWGALGVMDGSGAKYNFTFRNAYELLASPGQFYFDRAAHTLYYYSRGENMNTAMVIAPVSEGLLQIYGASTTNRILNLQFYGITFMHDHCSLFDVAGSKGFVGSQSSAVFYKFRSDGDHNAAYFTNEDLPQSTIDVRNCDSLRIERCKFLQCSNAIAINLENDVINSTIIGNVFKDLAGNTVNISTPQDYIIGNGPLFPPGIAGAPQGNVVKDNFARNTSMDFIRVEGISGYFIEGLEISHNDMSYMPYGVIALGWYWGASGSIPPSTVMNNITISYNKVGNDHLVLHDGGTIYVMNSSPNSQIARNYTINGATAIMPDEGSGLWAINNNVVDKAASFWLYLWSNTIHNIVTDNNYTNQPSLQNNGTNCPVTNTHNESGNPWSAAAQAIINGAGIEAAYQDIMADTLAPQACATTGVTNMKNSSVIGNFSVRLAGHQIVFPQEFAGKTFSVIILDLQGRLIQKMTFDKNHPAGPAQRIDLSKGSYVVECSMDGKVVTMKMVNVR